Proteins from a single region of Budorcas taxicolor isolate Tak-1 chromosome 7, Takin1.1, whole genome shotgun sequence:
- the LOC128051280 gene encoding olfactory receptor 7A17-like, with product MGPGNETPVSEFILLGLSNEPELQPLIFGLFLSMYLITVFGNLLIILAVSSDSHLHTPMHFFLSNLSFVDICFISTTVPKMLRNIRTQNKVITYEGCIIQMHFFLFFATLDVFLLTVMAYDRFVAICHPLHYTVIMNPWLCGLLVLLSWIMSALNSLTQSIMVLWLAFCTDLEIPHFFCEVNQVVQLACSDTYLNDMLMYFAAGVYGGISLTGILYSYSKIVSSILGISSAQGKYKAFSTCASHLSIVSLFFCTVLGVYLSSAATHSSQSSAVSSVIYTVVTPMLNPFIYSLRNKDIKRALKRIIGMAAK from the coding sequence ACCTGGGAATGAGACACCAGTTTCAGAATTTATTCTCCTGGGATTATCAAATGAACCAGAACTGCAGCCCCTCATATTTGGGCTTTTCCTCTCCATGTACCTGATCACTGTGTTTGGAAATCTGCTCATCATCCTGGCTGTCAGCTCAGattcccacctccacacccccatgcacttcttcctctccaacctgtCCTTTGTAGACATCTGCTTTATCTCCACCACTGTCCCAAAGATGTTGAGGAACATAAGGACACAGAACAAAGTAATAACCTATGAAGGCTGCATCATCCAGatgcattttttcttattttttgcaaCATTGGACGTGTTCCTCCTGactgtgatggcctatgaccgctttgTGGCCATCTGCCACCCCCTGCACTACACAGTCATCATGAACCCCTGGCTCTGTGGACTCCTGGTTCTGTTGTCCTGGATCATGAGTGCTCTAAATTCCTTGACACAAAGCATAATGGTGTTGTGGCTGGCCTTCTGTACAGACTTGGAAATCCCCCACTTTTTCTGTGAAGTCAATCAAGTGGTTCAACTTGCTTGTTCTGACACTTATCTTAATGACATGTTGATGTATTTTGCAGCTGGGGTGTATGGTGGCATTTCCCTCACTGGAATACTTTACTCATATTCTAAGATAGTTTCCTCTATACTAGGAATTTCATCTGCTCAGGGGAAGTATAAAGCATTTTCCACCTGTGCCTCTCACCTCTCAATTGTCTCTTTATTCTTCTGTACAGTCCTGGGAGTGTATCTTAGCTCTGCTGCTACTCACAGCTCACAATCAAGTGCTGTTTCCTCGGTGATATACACTGTGGTCacacccatgctgaaccccttcatctaTAGTCTGAGGAATAAAGACATAAAGAGGGCTCTGAAAAGGATCATTGGGATGGCAGCTAAATAA